A portion of the Lentimicrobium sp. L6 genome contains these proteins:
- a CDS encoding GxxExxY protein, which translates to MHQLILPEESYLISGAFFAVYNELGPGFLESVYQEALALEFTELNIPFKEQLGMNIIYKNKILNKKFYADFLCFEDIIIEIKAVEKTSKEHESQILNYLKATNKPLGLLVNFGSPKISIKRFANTLRM; encoded by the coding sequence ATGCATCAACTCATCCTTCCAGAAGAAAGCTACCTGATAAGTGGAGCATTCTTTGCAGTATATAATGAACTTGGCCCAGGGTTTCTAGAATCCGTTTATCAAGAAGCACTTGCACTTGAGTTTACTGAACTTAATATCCCATTTAAGGAACAATTGGGGATGAATATCATTTATAAAAACAAAATATTGAATAAAAAGTTCTACGCTGACTTCTTATGCTTTGAAGATATCATTATCGAAATTAAGGCAGTAGAAAAAACAAGCAAAGAACATGAATCTCAAATTCTAAACTATCTAAAAGCTACTAACAAACCGCTTGGTTTACTTGTGAATTTTGGAAGTCCAAAAATATCCATCAAAAGATTTGCGAACACATTGAGAATGTAA